The Ipomoea triloba cultivar NCNSP0323 chromosome 4, ASM357664v1 DNA segment CGCATTCTGTTATTCTCcgttacatttttctttaatactctattcatcttctctttttttttctttttttttttttggcgaatTATAAAAGGTCATGATAAAGGACATCGCAACCCTCTGAATCAGCCCTCAAGTCTCAGGGTGTCAACTGGCGATAACCAGCATAACACCTAGGACCTGCAAGGTGGCCTAGCaggtgtaacccctcggttttcaCGGCATAGTTAAAATTCGAGAATagcgatataattttttttaagctatgacatttaagagaaaacCATTCGGAGCTTGAAATAACTTTTTCTCTTAAGGATTAATTATCGATAAGCTACGAACTACGTATCGgttacgaaccgagaaaattttaaggatatagattcagttcgaattttctagaattgggattattaaatatcatgcgattaagcctgaatttctagttagttcaagaaaaatttcaaatggactgtaagggataaattgttacggactctgtacctaaatttagcgggataccgaaaaattcccaaaattggtgatttgcgacgggaatatttttacgataattttggtattagaattttcccaaattaagttataatcctccgaacattcatctggattaagcataaactgaccaattagatttgatatcttcataagggatccatggggtgatgacatgtggcaaatccaatcctagactaagatttggccatttaatgtaacattaatgaggtatggaggcTTTGTACTTGATTGCTTGGTCTTCAATAACAATATCAAACAAGATCATCTCATCTCTCTCCTACTCTCCATttcattgtgatccaagaacacttaggcatttcttcaactccaagagctctactataggtaagaacttcggttttgttcggttcgaTTCCTTCTAAGACTTAAGCtttaacttaagtgttaatataagtgcatgaaaaatattgttattatggtgatgttTTAGGGACTTTGGATTCAAGGAAAGATCTAACGCTTCTACGGTTTTAGAAatcttctattgaggtaaggaatcccttaagttagctcaatcacttgaatataaacaattgctaggaaattatacggttaggaatttttacgtgatgattttgtgctatgttatagatctaaaagttggctcaaaatctctaccttgatttttttggtaaatttactaggcatgtccatagctaatttatacacgtatatgttgtatttatgcccatataggcttatatttgtgaaaatagtgaaaagaaataaggatagtctcgggcagtaacttccgagatttattgggaaaaattggtaaggcattttgactccaaattttgtagacatgtagatcaacacgtttagaacctacatataaaatttcataatgatcggagtagtataagtatggttttcgcaNatggaattttctgtgataATTCGTGAACCTTGATGACCAAAACtgtttatgaacatcaagtactatgagttagggtcctaccataaaaatttcaagtgaaaaagagttcgggaactatttttaccggctcaatctttcggactgcgccaagctgaaattttctgaaaaggatggttagaaacaattttgacaaatattatttttgtgcattatattaacatggaaaataattatgttttgaacatTATTATGACTCTATACTTGATTTTCTGTGACGTGATTAATACTAACCTAAGCATGCGGGTTGGGAAAATATATCTGAGTGAGTTATTGGTGATGGAGTCGTGTgatgaattaaaggtggatgtgttttgtaccccaccgtgagttaaacgtggatgtgtttcgtaccccacgtgagagttggaaaggtggatgtgttgtgtaccccaccgagatctaatagtggatgtgtttcgtaccccactcgtgaattaaaggtggatgggtttcgtaccccaccgtgagttaaacgtggatgtggttcgtaccccacgtgagagttggaaaggtggatgtgttgtgtaccccgccgagatctaatagtggatgtgtttcgtaccccactcgtgaattaaaggtggatgggtttcgtaccccaccgtgagttaaacgtggatgtggttcgtaccccacgtgagagttggaaaggtggatgtgttgtgtaccccgccgagatctaatagtggatgtgtttcgtaccccactcgtgaattaaaggtggatgggtttcgtaccccaccgtgagttaaacgtggatgtggttcgtaccccacgtgagagttggaaaggtggatgtgttgtgtaccccgccgagatctaatagtggatgtgtttcgtaccccactcgtgaattaaaggtggatgggtttcgtaccccaccgtgagttaaacgtggatgtggttcgtaccccacgtgagagttggaaaggtggatgtgttgtgtaccccgccgagatctaatagtggatgtgtttcgtaccccacttatGAGTAAGGCGAGAATTGTGTACCATGGGTGATGTGTGAGAGCTAACCATCGGGTGAATTAATGACTGAGTTATTTGCTCGATTTACTGAAATGAAGTGAAATTACTTGTTGTTAAAAATGTTTGCAGGTTGATTGCGATTGTTGGGTAATGTTATCTTACCTTGTTCTtgttgaataattattttgaaaacctttgtttattttcgagtgataatggatatccttacttagccgtcgcgctaactacacttcattgtgtactttattagatgcagtctagcgtgggcctctgtggcccgatgagctctgaataggatggaagtcgaggtggaagattactctatcctagaatagacaccctgaggaattatttccatatgtacatatctggagattgatatggttatttgaggttgtaagtttagccttagcgtttgggtataggaaagatacctaagcgtggcggtaacacccagttttctgctggttagacgcttccgcaatgtattatattttaaggattttgtaataaatccaagatgtgaaaattggggtgttacagcagGTCAGGATGGAGGTCACATGTGACCTTCATTGTGGCAAGCTAGTCCACTTTGCGGATGATTAGGCGTCATGTTGGTGGTCACCACGTGACCATCAGTGTAACACCTGAATGTCTTGATCATCCAAGAGCTGGTCAGGATGTCACGATGGAGTTCACACCGTGAACTCCATCATTACACCCTCCCAGAAGTACTTTTGGACGTCGTTTATGCTCCGTGTCTTGCTCTCGAGTCTCTGTTTTGCCGTTTTTTACCTTAAACTCTCTCAAAAGTATCATCTTTTCCAACTCATGCATCTTGGTCCAATCTTTTCTCCCTACGACAAAAAACAGCACAAAATAAACCTTGTACCACCACACTCACCCACATTCAAGCAAAATTGACACAAAATGAAACACAATTATGCGCCATTACATGGCTTATCACTAGAAAATTGGAGAATTAGATAATAGAAACcataaaacatgtttattagcatagttttctattttgaaaactagaaataaattttctaaaaaaacttttaaaaactgttTTTTAAATGGAAAACATAATCATCTATAATCTATTTGGTTATatatcactataaccacattctcacaaTTATTTACTTACAAAAAACTTACTAtgagcaaaaacaaaaacaaaaaaaacaaaaaaaaaaacaaaaaaaaaacaaaaaaaaaaaactactatgagtctatgattaaattaattatcatcttattttatttatcaccatcttctttcttttctactCATTATTTATATAAAGTTAACTTATTTGCTTACGCTTGTTAGACATTGCTCACATTATCACAATTAAAACTTGAACTATACACcaagttttagattttgattgaactcaatagattattggttcagatatttttagttatattatatcGTAATACAAGTTTGGCTCAAATACtggatattgaaatttcacatatattagacttcaaaggaaaatgaatatatctaaaataatagctcaaaattattaatattaatattatctaaattaaattttagttgAAACTTAATAAANaccgagatctaatagtggatgtgtttcgtaccccacttatGAGTAAGGCGAGAATTGTGTACCATGGGTGATGTGTGAGAGCTAACCATCGGGTGAATTAATGACTGAGTTATTTGCTCGATTTACTGAAATGAAGTGAAATTACTTGTTGTTAAAAATGTTTGCAGGTTGATTGCGATTGTTGGGTAATGTTATCTTACCTTGTTCTtgttgaataattattttgaaaacctttgtttattttcgagtgataatggatatccttacttagccgtcgcgctaactacacttcattgtgtactttattagatgcagtctagcgtgggcctctgtggcccgatgagctctgaataggatggaagtcgaggtggaagattactctatcctagaatagacaccctgaggaattatttccatatgtacatatctggagattgatatggttatttgaggttgtaagtttagccttagcgtttgggtataggaaagatacctaagcgtggcggtaacacccagttttctgctggttagacgcttccgcaatgtattatattttaaggattttgtaataaatccaagatgtgaaaattggggtgttacagcagGTCAGGATGGAGGTCACATGTGACCTTCATTGTGGCAAGCTAGTCCACTTTGCGGATGATTAGGCGTCATGTTGGTGGTCACCACGTGACCATCAGTGTAACACCTGAATGTCTTGATCATCCAAGAGCTGGTCAGGATGTCACGATGGAGTTCACACCGTGAACTCCATCATTACACCCTCCCAGAAGTACTTTTGGACGTCGTTTATGCTCCGTGTCTTGCTCTCGAGTCTCTGTTTTGCCGTTTTTTACCTTAAACTCTCTCAAAAGTATCATCTTTTCCAACTCATGCATCTTGGTCCAATCTTTTCTCCCTACGACAAAAAACAGCACAAAATAAACCTTGTACCACCACACTCACCCACATTCAAGCAAAATTGACACAAAATGAAACACAATTATGCGCCATTACATGGCTTATCACTAGAAAATTGGAGAATTAGATAATAGAAACcataaaacatgtttattagcatagttttctattttgaaaactagaaataaattttctaaaaaaacttttaaaaactgttTTTTAAATGGAAAACATAATCATCTATAATCTATTTGGTTATatatcactataaccacattctcacaaTTATTTACTTACAAAAAACTTACTAtgagcaaaaacaaaaacaaaaaaaacaaaaaaaaaaacaaaaaaaaaacaaaaaaaaaaaactactatgagtctatgattaaattaattatcatcttattttatttatcaccatcttctttcttttctactCATTATTTATATAAAGTTAACTTATTTGCTTACGCTTGTTAGACATTGCTCACATTATCACAATTAAAACTTGAACTATACACcaagttttagattttgattgaactcaatagattattggttcagatatttttagttatattatatcGTAATACAAGTTTGGCTCAAATACtggatattgaaatttcacatatattagacttcaaaggaaaatgaatatatctaaaataatagctcaaaattattaatattaatattatctaaattaaattttagttgaaacttaataaaaatttggttcagatatattatatttttagttatgttatatacagatataaatttagtttggatatcaaatgtaaaaatcttacatatattagacttaaaaataaaaaattatatttatcaaaaaaattatatttattccatttaaatcgaatatatccaaaaatattttaaatataagatttaaaaattacttaaaattaaaattttgttaattttataatattaatctaaaaaaataaatttgaaaaaatgagtGTTAATAAATTGCGTTGAAATGGTCGTTGGTGCTGGAATATGTCGccggaaattttaaaaatgggttaataGCTCTTTTTCCGGTTTCAGTGgctcaattgctttatttttctgggttcgatggcttatttgggAGTTATTCGAGTTCTATAGCCTTATtacttgttcccaaatagtacgatggcttatttgtagtttatccctttattttaattgaatgttCACGCAATGTAAATATGATATTGCTTGGATTCTTAAAAGTTTATTGTCCTAGCTTAGTGTCTAGTAGTAACATAATTATACCAAGTATTTGTTATAACCCTCAGTGAACTTATATTTCAACCCGTATTTCAATACCactatatttttttggaaaaagtgtcaaatagaccactgaacttatcgtttttgtgcaattgggtcattgaacttaaaaaagtgtgcaattcaaccatcaaacaagaaaaatttgtgcaattggaccatttttacaaatttttttaattcaatttgagttaaaaacatttcaatattgactcccaactagtatgatagaagaaaatgccactcttaatgggctaattgcacaaattttgcttgtttgatggttgaattgcacactttttaagttcaatgggcCAATTgtacaaaagcgataagttcaatggcttatttgacattctttcctttttttttttatagcataTCAAGATGCCCTTATAATCTCATCATTGACTCATGTCTAAGGTCTTCTACGTTAATTGTTTTTGTGaagtttttggaatagtaaaaacTAAAGGGtgagtttttaacaaatgtgagGGGTGAAtttttggagaattttttttcctgtaaTTTTGGATTTTTGCCTGGGGAGAGTTTGCGCCCGGATCCattgttttattctttttatttcaattttttattttttttcttttcttttttcctccactctcattttttctttcttaattataCGACTTATACCTtcaaaatctcctcaaaaaccTCACACTATAGAGAATGGCCTAAAAGTGCATAACATGAAAGATGGACGACCCACTAAACTTCACACATATTAAACTTTGTAATTTGAAATTTAACgaaagaataatattatatttactttatttttcactttGCGTTAATTAATATGCTTTGATTTAAAAGGGAAAAgtactttcttttcttcttcaataaaaTCAGAAGGTGATAATTTTGCACTTTTAAAACGCATTTAACAAAGCAAATGGATTCAAAACTTCTATATCAAGAATCTTGACCGGTCAAAAATTGTGTGCCTATGtatctttattttatgttaCCTCACTTACTTTTTAACCTTCAAGCATTCATAAGTCATGTGGGAAAATTTAAGAAGTagctatggacagatactacaatgtagcAAAGTCagtagaactaaaaaaaaaaaaaatcatgtgggAAACAGAAAAAAAcagtaaaacatatataatccAAATCCAACTGGATAATCAATAACACAGTCCAGCATGTCACATTCGcattaattaactaataactaCTATAAGCTGTGGATAATCCATAACACAGTCCAACATGTCACATCCGCATTTACTACTATATGGTATATGCTGTTGTGTAATTGTGTTAGCCACACCAACTAGCAATTCCAGAAGAAGTAGAGGAAAATTCAGACTTGGCTTTCTGCAGTTTCTTTGAAATCACAATCACAACGCTATTGGGCTATTGGCTAACATTCCACACGGTATTCTAGCTACATAAAGAAAATTGATACCCAGTAACTTTTTATTGTCTACCTACATTATCCTTACCTCTCTGAGTTAATTCAAAACTTTACATATTAACTTTGTAATGTTATAACAGCTCGCTTACTAACTTTTCCATTCAATTGTACGGCTGGCCCAAAATTATAACTtactattttttataaaataattttttttttagaaaaagagAGTAAAAAGTATAAGGTTACCGCACTCCATGAAAAATCAAGCACCCATGTGGGGCCATCACTTTGGTGGGTATTTCCTAACCATTTCTCTTGAGGTGATTACCTCTAATTTCTGTATCAAATGATCCCAAATGTCTTCAAGctaacaaagaaaacaaaaagagaagTTCCCTAATCCCCATTGCCCATTTGCTCAAGAATCATTTCCATATATACACCATGGATTTGCCGGAGAGCTTTGATACAGCCCTCTCAAAAGCAGTAAAAGTAGTATTGCAGTATGATTCAGCAGATgcaggaggaggaagaaaatgGTTGACCATTGAGGGTGATCATTGTGACATGGATGAATACTTGCAGGCTATTGATGAAATAGTTAAATCCATAGAATCAGCCCAGATCTCACCAGAAGATAGGACCAAACTGGAGAGCACAGTTCATATTGCCAAGAACCAGTTGAAGAACCAGTTTCAAACCATATTAAACAGCAGTTGTTTAACTACTTATACAGAAATTTCTCCTGCTTATTCAAGCTCCTTCAGCACTGGAGGCTACTCCTTTGCAGGATCTATAGTGGGGTGTGTCCATGATCTCAGGTCGATTGCAGAGAGGATGAGCCTCATGGGATATCCCCATGACTGCAAATCCCTCTACAGAACTGCCCGAAAATCCCACCTCGATGCCAATTTCAGACGAATTGGCATCGAGAAACTAAGCATATCTGACATTCGGAGGATGCAATGGGAAGAGCTCGAAGAGAAGATTGGACAGTGGATTCGAGCAGCTCAATTCTGCATAGAGAATCTATTCTGCAGAGAAAAGATAATGTGCCAAGAAGTATTCGAAGACCTGCAAACCGTCAAGGACGATGCATTTTTCATGGAAATTGTGAAAGATCATGTCACTATGTTCTTCGCCTTCGCACAGGCAGTCAGCTCAATCCGCCCTTCTGCAGAACGGTTGTTCAAGATCCTCGACTTGCACGAGAGATTGTCGTCTCTCCTGCCCGACATCGAGTACATATTCAGTGCAAAATCATCAGAGTGGGTTCAAATTCAAGCCAAAACAACAGTTTCCCAGCTTGGCCAGGCTGCCAGGGACATCCTGCACAATTTTGAGCATTCTGTTCTGGCACACTCATGGTCTGTCACAGGAGTGGAAGATGGAGTTCATCCCTTAACTACATACGTGATGGAATACTTAACCAAAATGATATATGGATATGGCCAACCTCTGACAACCTTAATAACATCAAAACCCGAGATAATGATCGAACGGATGGGGGACACTGTTCTCAACAGAAGATTCATTGACAGGGAGAATCAGTCGCCACTAGCCTCACACCTGGTTTGGATAATTACCAGTCTACACTGCAACCTGAAGATCAAATCCAAACAGCACAAAGATTATGGGTATGAGCATTTGTTCTTGATGAACAACGTTAGATACATTGTGTTACAAGTACAAGAATGTGCGCTAATGAAAGATTCGATAGGGGAAGAGTATGTGCATGATTTGGAAGAAAACATCAGAATTGCCAGAGAATCGTACATGCTTAGCACCTGGAACAAGATGCAGCAAGATTTGTCTAATGGGATGTTGATTAAGAAAATGGGGTTTGGTCTCAAATTCATCAGATTTTGTGCTGGTGGGCAATGTTCGAGTAGAAAACACATTCTTAAAGACATCAATTCTACGTTTGAGGAAATTCATAGGACTCAATCCAGATGGTTGGTCCCAGATTTGCAGCTTCGACAAGAGCTGCATCAGTGTATACTGAATGGATTGGTTCCACTTTACAATTCATTTGTGAAGCAATTGTCTGAAAAGGGGAAGACATTATCAATCAAGTACTCGGTTGATGATCTGCAGATGGCAATCTCACAAATGTTTGAGGGCCGCCCTGCTAAACTACAAACTATTTGATACTTGTTCCGTTTGACTTttagaattttttgtttttttaaatgtctAGAGAAATCGCAGCCACCACTCAATAGTGTCATAGGGTGTACGGAATAAAACTTGTGACCTTAGCTGACAGTCTATTGCTGATCGGTTCAAACTTAGAAGGTTGGTTGCTTCCATTAGGAGTGAAATTCAGAACCTTGTGATTAGCTTACCAATTTGGCTGAATTGGCCCTAGTTTCACTTAGAATTGTAATGTAATAAGTCTAAATAGAATTTTGATGAATCAATTGTTAGCTTGATATTGTGACCAACTCTGAGTGTTAATACATAATTTAGCATGTACAATATTTGAGTATGACTTACACGTGTAAAATTGTATGATACAGTTATTGTGATATGATTTATTCGACtctaaatgaaatataatactcTCGGAGTGATGTTGGATCGAAATTCGATTAGATTAGTGTCATTCTATGTATGAGAATactagtatttaaaaaaatagagttatTAAGCATTGTTCTATGGAAGCTTAAGCACCCCAAATAGAAATCCTTCCTTTGGAGGGCCCTATCAGCTATTCTTCCCACAACTTCCAACCTAGTTAAGAAGAGAGTAGAAATCTCCAATTT contains these protein-coding regions:
- the LOC116014891 gene encoding exocyst complex component EXO70A1-like, with the translated sequence MDLPESFDTALSKAVKVVLQYDSADAGGGRKWLTIEGDHCDMDEYLQAIDEIVKSIESAQISPEDRTKLESTVHIAKNQLKNQFQTILNSSCLTTYTEISPAYSSSFSTGGYSFAGSIVGCVHDLRSIAERMSLMGYPHDCKSLYRTARKSHLDANFRRIGIEKLSISDIRRMQWEELEEKIGQWIRAAQFCIENLFCREKIMCQEVFEDLQTVKDDAFFMEIVKDHVTMFFAFAQAVSSIRPSAERLFKILDLHERLSSLLPDIEYIFSAKSSEWVQIQAKTTVSQLGQAARDILHNFEHSVLAHSWSVTGVEDGVHPLTTYVMEYLTKMIYGYGQPLTTLITSKPEIMIERMGDTVLNRRFIDRENQSPLASHLVWIITSLHCNLKIKSKQHKDYGYEHLFLMNNVRYIVLQVQECALMKDSIGEEYVHDLEENIRIARESYMLSTWNKMQQDLSNGMLIKKMGFGLKFIRFCAGGQCSSRKHILKDINSTFEEIHRTQSRWLVPDLQLRQELHQCILNGLVPLYNSFVKQLSEKGKTLSIKYSVDDLQMAISQMFEGRPAKLQTI